Proteins found in one Lycium ferocissimum isolate CSIRO_LF1 chromosome 6, AGI_CSIRO_Lferr_CH_V1, whole genome shotgun sequence genomic segment:
- the LOC132061472 gene encoding toll/interleukin-1 receptor-like protein, with product MASSSSSASNLQYRPPFKYDVFLSFIGFDIGNTFAAHLYQGLKNRGIVTFKDDKMLDHGYSVEEQILKAIEVSQFALVIFSRGYASSSWCLNELVKIMECKDKSGLTVIPVFYHMDPLHVRMQSGNFADAFAEHELRYKDEGMQKDKMSGEHNGAKHSKMEQNRAKIEQAALSGSTCCSMLCMQHLRVALAAACCACEWHLLQHVLHAGHFCPQFVPVLELTP from the exons ATggcatcatcttcttcttctgcgAGTAATTTACAGTACCGTCCTCCATTCAAGTACGATGTGTTTCTAAGTTTTATAGGTTTCGATATTGGAAACACATTTGCGGCTCACTTGTACCAAGGTTTGAAAAACAGGGGAATAGTGACCTTTAAAGATGATAAAATGCTAGATCATGGCTATTCGGTCGAAGAACAAATCTTGAAAGCTATCGAAGTGAGTCAATTTGCCCTCGTCATTTTCTCACGGGGTTATGCTAGCTCGAGTTGGTGCTTGAATGAACTAGTGAAGATTATGGAATGCAAGGACAAAAGTGGACTTACAGTCATACCAGTCTTCTATCACATGGATCCATTACATGTTCGAATGCAAAGTGGGAACTTTGCAGATGCCTTTGCAGAACATGAATTAAGGTATAAGGATGAGGGGATGCAGAAG GATAAAATGTCCGGAGAGCATAACGGAGCAAAACATagcaaaatggagcaaaatAGAGCAAAAATAGAACAAGCAGCACTTTCTGGCAGCACTTGCTGCAGCATGTTGTGCATGCAGCACCTGCGAGTGGCACTTGCTGCAGCATGTTGTGCATGCGAGTGGCACTTGCTGCAGCATGTGCTGCACGCAGGGCAtttttgtccacaatttgttccCGTTTTGGAATTGACTCCATAA
- the LOC132061473 gene encoding TMV resistance protein N-like, whose translation MASSSSSASNSQDRRRWKHDVFLSCMIEDTETRFTRSLVSGLKNRGIFTFRYARLEHGDSVLQELSRAIEGSQLALIILSTKYAESSRCFKELEKIMECKDKSGLTVLPVYYHVNPSDVRNQSGRFGDAFAEHVLRYKDQGMQMVQGWRTALTAVANLKGWHIRDGDESEIIRQIVNDIASKICKCTCSFSLLDVGLEKVSPYLR comes from the exons ATggcatcatcttcttcttctgcgAGTAATTCACAGGACCGTCGTCGATGGAAGCACGATGTGTTTCTAAGTTGTATGATTGAGGATACTGAAACCAGATTTACGCGTAGCTTGGTAAGTGGTTTGAAAAACAGGGGAATATTTACCTTTAGATATGCAAGGCTAGAGCACGGCGATTCGGTCTTACAAGAACTCTCGAGAGCTATAGAAGGGTCTCAACTTGCCCTCATCATTTTGTCAACGAAGTATGCTGAATCGAGTCGGTGCTTCAAAGAACTAGAGAAGATCATGGAATGCAAGGACAAAAGTGGACTAACAGTCCTACCAGTCTACTATCATGTGAATCCATCAGATGTTCGAAACCAAAGTGGGCGCTTTGGAGATGCCTTTGCAGAACATGTATTAAG GTATAAGGATCAGGGGATGCAGATGGTGCAAGGATGGAGGACTGCCCTAACTGCTGTCGCAAATCTAAAGGGATGGCATATCCGTGACGG GGATGAATCAGAGATTATTCGGCAGATCGTCAACGACATTGCTTCCAAAATTTGCAAGTGcacttgttctttttctttgctAGATGTGGGATTAGAGAAAGTAAGTCCCTACT